A genomic region of Bernardetia sp. ABR2-2B contains the following coding sequences:
- a CDS encoding VWA domain-containing protein, which produces MEGYRFGKYIPPKSKKNSGFDKLLDIFLQLLSMAGGDVGKAMSWLTDLDRQHNLTGEGYGIGDFFEDLKEKGYLEENAATGEIKVTPKSDQTIRKSALEEIFGKLKKSKGGNHRTKFHGNSGDVSADERPYRFGDDLDQISYTESIRNAQINGGIGEFRMTENDLTIREKEYFAQTSTVLMIDISHSMILYGEDRITPAKKVAMALAELITTKYPKDTLDIIVFGNDAWQIEVKDLPYLEVGPYHTNTVAGLELAMGLLRRRKNPNKQIFMITDGKPTCIKKGLKYYKNSFGLDSTILNKTMNLASQCKKLKIPITTFMIASDPYLQRFVKEFTATNGGNAYYSGLKGLGQLVFEDFKKNRRKQF; this is translated from the coding sequence ATGGAAGGTTATCGCTTCGGAAAATATATCCCACCTAAGTCAAAAAAGAATAGTGGCTTTGATAAATTATTAGATATTTTTCTTCAACTTCTATCTATGGCAGGAGGAGATGTAGGAAAGGCAATGTCTTGGCTGACTGATTTGGACAGACAGCACAATCTTACTGGAGAAGGTTATGGTATAGGAGATTTCTTTGAGGACTTAAAAGAAAAAGGCTACTTAGAAGAAAATGCAGCGACTGGAGAAATAAAAGTAACACCTAAAAGCGACCAAACAATTAGAAAATCAGCTTTGGAAGAAATCTTTGGAAAGCTCAAAAAATCAAAAGGAGGAAATCACAGAACAAAATTTCATGGAAATAGTGGAGATGTTTCGGCAGACGAACGTCCGTATCGTTTTGGAGATGACTTAGACCAAATTTCTTATACAGAATCTATACGAAATGCTCAAATAAATGGAGGAATTGGAGAGTTTAGAATGACAGAAAATGACCTCACTATTAGAGAAAAAGAGTATTTTGCACAAACTTCAACGGTTTTGATGATTGATATTTCTCATTCAATGATTTTGTATGGAGAAGATAGAATTACACCAGCCAAAAAAGTAGCGATGGCACTTGCCGAACTTATCACAACCAAATATCCAAAAGATACGCTAGATATTATTGTTTTTGGAAATGATGCGTGGCAGATTGAAGTCAAAGATTTGCCGTACTTGGAAGTAGGACCTTATCATACAAACACAGTTGCAGGGTTGGAACTGGCAATGGGGCTTTTGCGTCGTCGTAAAAATCCAAACAAACAAATTTTTATGATAACAGATGGAAAACCGACCTGTATCAAAAAAGGATTGAAATATTACAAAAATAGTTTTGGATTAGATTCAACTATCCTAAACAAGACTATGAATTTGGCATCACAATGCAAAAAACTTAAAATTCCGATTACTACTTTTATGATTGCTTCTGATCCTTATTTGCAGCGTTTTGTGAAAGAATTTACGGCTACAAATGGTGGAAATGCTTATTATTCGGGATTGAAAGGATTAGGTCAGCTCGTCTTTGAAGACTTTAAGAAAAACAGAAGAAAGCAGTTTTAG
- the bshC gene encoding bacillithiol biosynthesis cysteine-adding enzyme BshC, whose protein sequence is MPSNYSAHQLNFSQTNQFSQLFLDYVSQTGELKEFYGNVPQIENFEKQIDLKIQNNSFTDEKREVLVKALHNQYKTTENPPTETINLLQKPTTFTVTTGHQLNIYTGTLYFHYKIQTVINACKVLKEKYPKYDFVPIYWMATEDHDLEEIASFNLFGQKYTWQTNQTGAVGRMNTKGLDNLGFKEEKAKELGKFYKDAEDKGQNLTQATRNIVHSFYQKDGLVILDGDDTDLKRLFIPIIKNELETQKSHLKIEESSKKLDKLGYKTQVTPREINLFYLENDLRERIIKNETNDSFEILNTDITFSEIEMMDLVASNPEKFSPNVALRPVYQEVILPNLSYTGGPGELAYWLQLKSMFEYFDVDFPILLPRNFVLFIPKVIHQKMSKTNLSLEDIFDSYDNLRISFAENNAENDVLLEEERKSIEQVFDKIESKSIKTDISLQKSIAAEKHKALKRIEHISKKLRKAEERKLSDSINQIKSVKENLFPKGSLQERYDNFLSFVINDNNFLEKVQETLNPFDLRFLVLVEDEKAI, encoded by the coding sequence ATGCCTTCCAATTATTCTGCACACCAATTAAATTTTTCTCAAACAAATCAGTTTTCACAGCTTTTTTTAGACTACGTTTCTCAAACAGGAGAACTAAAAGAGTTTTATGGAAACGTTCCTCAAATAGAAAATTTTGAAAAACAGATTGATTTAAAAATACAGAATAATTCATTTACGGATGAGAAAAGAGAGGTTTTAGTAAAAGCATTGCATAATCAATATAAAACCACAGAAAACCCACCTACTGAAACAATAAATTTACTTCAAAAACCAACTACTTTTACAGTTACGACAGGGCATCAACTCAATATTTATACAGGAACACTTTATTTTCACTACAAAATCCAAACGGTAATTAATGCTTGTAAAGTCTTAAAAGAGAAATACCCAAAATATGATTTTGTGCCTATTTATTGGATGGCAACAGAAGACCACGACCTAGAAGAAATTGCTTCTTTTAATTTATTTGGACAAAAATATACGTGGCAAACTAACCAAACAGGAGCAGTTGGAAGAATGAATACAAAAGGTTTGGACAACTTGGGTTTTAAGGAAGAAAAAGCAAAAGAATTAGGAAAGTTTTATAAAGATGCAGAAGATAAGGGTCAGAATTTAACACAAGCAACAAGAAATATTGTTCATTCATTTTATCAAAAAGATGGTTTAGTAATTTTAGATGGAGATGATACTGATTTGAAAAGGTTATTTATTCCTATCATCAAAAATGAATTAGAAACTCAAAAAAGTCATTTGAAAATTGAAGAAAGTAGTAAAAAACTAGACAAGCTAGGATATAAAACGCAGGTTACGCCACGAGAAATAAATCTTTTTTATTTAGAAAATGATTTGAGAGAACGAATTATAAAAAATGAGACAAACGATAGTTTCGAAATCCTTAATACAGATATTACTTTTTCAGAAATTGAAATGATGGATTTAGTAGCATCTAACCCTGAAAAATTTAGTCCAAATGTCGCTCTTCGCCCCGTTTATCAAGAAGTTATTTTACCCAATCTTTCTTACACAGGAGGACCGGGCGAACTTGCTTACTGGCTACAACTGAAATCTATGTTTGAATATTTTGACGTAGATTTTCCGATTCTCCTGCCTCGTAATTTTGTCTTATTTATTCCTAAAGTGATTCATCAAAAAATGAGTAAGACAAATCTTTCTTTAGAAGATATTTTTGATTCTTATGATAACCTTAGAATTAGTTTTGCTGAAAATAATGCAGAAAATGATGTTTTATTAGAGGAAGAAAGAAAAAGCATAGAACAGGTTTTTGATAAAATAGAGTCAAAGTCTATCAAAACAGATATTTCTCTTCAAAAATCTATTGCTGCCGAAAAGCATAAAGCTCTAAAGCGAATAGAACATATTTCTAAAAAACTCCGAAAAGCAGAAGAAAGAAAACTATCAGACTCTATCAATCAAATAAAATCAGTAAAAGAAAATCTATTTCCGAAAGGAAGTTTGCAGGAGCGTTATGATAATTTTTTGAGCTTTGTAATCAATGACAACAATTTTTTGGAGAAAGTACAAGAGACTTTGAACCCTTTTGATTTACGTTTTTTGGTGCTTGTCGAAGATGAAAAGGCTATTTAA
- a CDS encoding flavin reductase, producing MNSQNSLLKRIKKDEILAMEKRFRANFINSISGFKSVGLIGTISKTKQTNLAIFSQVFHLGANPALMGFIVRPEISPRHTLENIEETNYFTFNHINEEFYKQAHQTAARYEKEVSEFEATGLTPHFENDFIAPYVKESHFRVGLKLEEKHELSINNTIFLIASVQEVILNEEIIEKDGYIDIEKAGTITSSCLDSYHVTKHLDRLPYAKP from the coding sequence ATGAACTCGCAAAACTCTCTTCTCAAACGTATAAAAAAAGATGAAATTCTTGCCATGGAAAAACGCTTTCGTGCAAATTTTATCAATTCTATTTCAGGCTTTAAAAGTGTTGGGCTTATTGGCACTATTTCCAAAACAAAGCAAACCAATCTAGCCATTTTTAGTCAAGTTTTTCATTTGGGAGCAAATCCTGCACTTATGGGTTTTATTGTTCGTCCAGAGATTTCGCCTCGTCATACCTTAGAAAATATTGAAGAAACGAATTACTTTACCTTCAATCATATCAATGAAGAATTTTATAAACAAGCTCATCAAACAGCTGCACGTTATGAAAAAGAAGTTTCAGAATTTGAAGCAACTGGATTAACTCCTCACTTTGAAAATGATTTTATTGCTCCTTATGTAAAAGAATCTCATTTTAGAGTGGGATTGAAATTGGAAGAAAAACACGAATTAAGTATCAATAATACTATTTTTTTGATAGCAAGTGTACAAGAAGTAATTCTGAATGAAGAAATTATAGAAAAGGACGGCTATATCGACATCGAAAAAGCAGGAACAATTACTTCTTCGTGCTTGGATAGTTATCACGTTACAAAACACTTAGATAGGCTTCCGTACGCAAAACCATAA
- the htpG gene encoding molecular chaperone HtpG yields MSVEQGNLSVNTENIFPIIKKFLYSDHEIFLRELVANAVDATQKLKHLSSSSDFDKTATSEVGELKVKVSFDKEAKTITVSDNGIGMTAEDIKKYINQIAFSGATEFVEKYKDAPNNKQIIGHFGLGFYSAFMVSTKVEIISRAFSAKEDEAAHWECEGSTSFELEQTTKAERGTDIILHIAEDSEEFLDNFRLKGILDKYAKFLPIPIEFEGEQINDTAPLWTKSPSELKDEDYLTFYKKLYPMGEDPLFWIHLNVDYPFELTGILYFPKVKQELTASKDKIQLYSRQVFITDEVKEIVPEFLTLLHGVIDSPDIPLNVSRSYLQADGNVKRISSYITKKVADKLQELFKNDREGYANKWDDIGLFVKFGMITDEKFLEKAEKFALVKNVDGKTFTFDEYNEKIAANQTDKDGKKVWLYAADVQKQHTFISSAQKRGYDVLVMDSIIDSHLIQRLEGKLENVSIRRIDSDTADKIIAKDEVLEAVLSEADQTKVKEIFEKIVSANHTVEVQPMPTDEMPVTLTLSEFMRRMKEMAMSGGGGMYGMNMPDQYNVIVNANHSLVQKILDTNEEEAQKQIAQQAYDLSLLSQNLLEGKALSNFVERSLNFMK; encoded by the coding sequence ATGAGCGTAGAACAAGGTAATTTATCAGTAAATACGGAAAATATTTTTCCAATCATCAAGAAGTTTCTCTATTCTGACCACGAAATATTTTTAAGAGAACTTGTAGCCAATGCCGTAGATGCTACTCAAAAGCTAAAACACTTATCTTCTTCATCTGATTTTGATAAAACAGCAACGAGTGAAGTAGGAGAGTTGAAAGTAAAAGTTTCTTTTGATAAAGAAGCCAAAACAATCACGGTAAGTGATAATGGAATCGGTATGACTGCCGAAGACATCAAAAAATATATCAATCAAATTGCTTTTTCTGGTGCAACGGAATTTGTAGAAAAATACAAAGATGCCCCAAACAATAAGCAGATAATCGGACATTTTGGCTTAGGTTTTTATTCTGCTTTTATGGTTTCTACAAAAGTAGAAATTATTTCTCGTGCTTTTTCAGCTAAAGAAGACGAAGCAGCGCATTGGGAATGTGAAGGTTCGACTTCATTTGAGCTAGAGCAAACTACAAAAGCAGAGCGAGGAACAGATATTATTCTTCACATTGCAGAAGATTCTGAAGAGTTTTTGGATAACTTCCGTTTGAAAGGAATTTTGGATAAATACGCCAAGTTTTTACCAATTCCAATTGAATTTGAAGGCGAACAAATAAATGATACAGCACCTCTTTGGACAAAATCTCCTTCTGAACTAAAAGACGAAGATTATTTAACTTTCTACAAAAAATTGTATCCAATGGGCGAAGACCCACTATTTTGGATTCATTTGAACGTAGATTATCCATTTGAACTGACAGGAATTTTGTATTTCCCTAAAGTAAAACAAGAACTTACAGCTTCAAAAGACAAAATTCAGCTTTATAGCCGTCAAGTATTTATTACAGATGAAGTAAAAGAAATCGTTCCAGAGTTTCTGACACTTCTACATGGTGTAATTGATTCTCCAGATATTCCTTTGAATGTTTCTAGAAGTTACCTTCAAGCAGATGGAAACGTAAAACGTATCAGTAGTTATATTACTAAAAAAGTAGCTGATAAATTACAAGAGCTTTTCAAAAATGACCGTGAAGGTTACGCAAACAAATGGGACGATATAGGTCTTTTTGTAAAATTTGGAATGATAACAGATGAAAAGTTCTTAGAAAAAGCTGAAAAATTTGCTCTAGTAAAAAATGTAGATGGAAAGACATTTACATTTGACGAATACAACGAAAAAATTGCAGCTAATCAAACAGACAAAGACGGTAAGAAAGTTTGGTTGTACGCAGCCGATGTACAAAAACAACATACATTTATTTCTTCGGCTCAAAAACGAGGATATGATGTTTTGGTAATGGATTCGATTATTGATTCACATTTGATTCAACGACTTGAAGGTAAATTAGAAAATGTTTCTATTCGTAGAATTGACTCTGATACGGCAGACAAAATCATTGCAAAAGATGAGGTTTTAGAAGCTGTTTTGTCAGAAGCAGACCAAACAAAAGTAAAAGAGATTTTTGAAAAAATCGTTTCTGCCAACCACACCGTAGAAGTTCAACCAATGCCAACCGATGAAATGCCTGTAACGCTTACTCTTTCAGAGTTTATGCGTCGTATGAAAGAAATGGCAATGTCTGGAGGAGGAGGAATGTACGGAATGAATATGCCTGACCAGTACAATGTTATTGTCAATGCAAACCATTCTTTAGTACAGAAAATCTTAGATACAAACGAAGAAGAAGCTCAAAAACAAATTGCTCAACAAGCCTATGATTTGTCTCTTCTTTCTCAAAATCTCTTAGAAGGAAAAGCACTTTCTAATTTTGTAGAGCGTAGTTTGAATTTTATGAAGTAA
- a CDS encoding lipocalin family protein — protein MKNVVKLLFFLTFNILFFACSSPSKVEKKGLTLEELLIKTWELHQAVGKNSKSGTESNELYHDKYIEFKKDKTYTTNAKYFKKEDGVWQFNELRDSIYLNKDTDKQIVFSIFNIYEKGMSLLSHETESEEDWQGQFYSLQFVEVGYYGSTQIPKDKR, from the coding sequence ATGAAAAACGTTGTCAAATTACTTTTCTTTCTAACTTTTAATATCTTATTTTTTGCTTGTTCTTCTCCATCTAAAGTTGAGAAAAAAGGACTGACTTTAGAAGAATTGTTAATCAAAACGTGGGAATTACATCAAGCAGTAGGTAAAAACTCTAAGTCTGGAACTGAATCAAATGAGCTTTATCACGATAAATATATAGAATTTAAAAAGGACAAAACCTATACTACCAACGCAAAATACTTTAAGAAAGAAGACGGAGTTTGGCAGTTTAATGAACTTAGAGATAGTATTTATTTGAATAAAGATACAGACAAACAAATTGTGTTTTCTATATTTAATATTTATGAAAAAGGAATGTCTTTACTATCTCACGAAACAGAAAGCGAAGAGGATTGGCAAGGGCAATTTTATTCTTTACAGTTTGTAGAAGTTGGTTATTATGGAAGTACACAAATTCCGAAAGACAAAAGGTAA
- a CDS encoding cytochrome c biogenesis protein CcdA, with protein sequence MKTYTSSSSLLTVFFTVLVFLFSSCSNVSAQIEQHSKWKTYTEPSDLSTVKVGETIKLYFEVDIEKDWYVYSSDFDKNLGPIVTEVALEKNDAFETIGKLIPVSPKKKYDDLWGGEYTYFIKKGKFYQTIKILKPTTTIKAALTYQECSEVSGKCIMQEPEFEFNIKVQTAEKIDNTKTETKDDKVENNNQTSTTANNDTDENEENNTNTEDSNVIEIAGNDSSLFENNSDTEVIQTEIKTFDKTKNYVPEGDPFKDLPEVTTDLGGESESLWGFMIAAFLSGLVALLTPCVFPMIPMTVSFFTTRSKNRFEGIARAMFYGASIVGLYTLIGFIVSRFMGDDAANILATHWFPNVLFFTVFIVFAISFFGAFDIVLPSKMVNSIDKQADKGGYVGIFFMALTLVVVSFSCTGPIAGSILVMSANGEVIKPVLGMFAFSLAFALPFTLFAIFPSLLSSLPKSGGWLNTVKVVLGFIELALAFKFLSVADQVYHWGILDRPIYIVIWMSTAFFLGLYLLGKIRLPHDSIIEKLGVGRLLMAIASFAFFLYLMPGLFGAPLSPLSGYLPPQSTNEFDLVALIRGEDNADINGKAKYSDILHLPHGLEGHFEYFEAIEAAKKANQPLFIDFTGHGCVNCREMEASVWNQSEILPLLKNEFTIVALYVDERQELTEEEKYVSARNNKEIETVGKRNADFQIRRFGQNAQPNYFLINPYTHQPLIAPVGKVSTKDFKEFLEKGIKEFQKQRLNSGL encoded by the coding sequence ATGAAAACATATACTTCCTCTTCTTCTCTATTGACTGTGTTTTTTACAGTTCTTGTCTTTCTTTTCTCTTCCTGCTCTAACGTTTCTGCTCAAATAGAACAGCATTCGAAATGGAAAACTTATACAGAGCCTTCTGATTTATCAACTGTAAAAGTAGGCGAAACAATAAAACTTTATTTTGAAGTAGATATTGAAAAAGATTGGTATGTCTATTCTTCTGACTTTGACAAAAACTTGGGACCAATAGTAACCGAAGTAGCACTTGAAAAAAATGATGCTTTTGAGACAATTGGAAAATTAATTCCTGTAAGTCCTAAGAAAAAATATGATGATCTTTGGGGGGGAGAATATACTTATTTTATCAAAAAAGGAAAGTTTTATCAAACTATAAAGATTCTAAAGCCAACTACAACTATAAAAGCAGCTCTTACTTATCAAGAGTGTTCAGAGGTTTCTGGGAAGTGTATTATGCAAGAACCTGAATTTGAATTTAATATAAAAGTACAAACAGCAGAAAAAATAGATAATACTAAAACCGAAACTAAAGACGATAAAGTAGAAAATAATAATCAAACATCAACGACTGCCAATAATGATACAGATGAAAATGAAGAGAATAATACAAATACAGAAGATTCAAATGTAATTGAAATAGCAGGAAATGATAGTTCACTTTTTGAAAATAATTCAGATACAGAAGTTATACAAACAGAAATAAAAACATTTGATAAAACTAAAAACTACGTTCCAGAAGGCGACCCTTTTAAAGATTTGCCAGAAGTTACGACGGATTTGGGTGGAGAGAGTGAGAGTTTGTGGGGATTTATGATAGCTGCTTTTTTGAGTGGTTTGGTAGCACTTCTTACACCTTGTGTTTTTCCTATGATTCCGATGACAGTATCTTTTTTTACGACACGAAGTAAGAACCGTTTTGAAGGAATTGCTCGTGCTATGTTTTATGGAGCTTCTATTGTAGGACTTTATACGCTAATTGGCTTTATTGTATCTCGTTTTATGGGAGATGATGCAGCAAATATTTTGGCTACTCACTGGTTTCCAAATGTTCTATTTTTTACTGTTTTTATTGTTTTTGCAATTTCATTTTTTGGAGCTTTTGATATTGTTCTTCCTTCCAAAATGGTAAATAGTATTGACAAACAAGCCGATAAAGGAGGTTACGTAGGAATATTTTTTATGGCTCTTACACTAGTAGTGGTTTCTTTTTCGTGTACGGGACCGATTGCAGGAAGTATTTTGGTCATGTCTGCTAATGGTGAAGTTATCAAACCTGTTTTGGGAATGTTTGCTTTTTCGTTGGCTTTTGCTCTTCCTTTTACGCTTTTTGCTATTTTTCCATCGCTTCTTTCTAGTCTTCCAAAATCGGGTGGATGGCTCAATACAGTAAAAGTAGTTTTGGGTTTTATAGAACTAGCTTTAGCCTTTAAGTTTTTGAGTGTTGCTGACCAAGTGTATCACTGGGGAATCCTTGACCGTCCGATTTATATCGTAATTTGGATGTCGACAGCTTTCTTTTTGGGTCTTTATCTTTTAGGAAAGATTCGTTTGCCTCACGATAGCATTATTGAGAAATTAGGAGTAGGCAGACTTTTGATGGCAATTGCTTCTTTTGCGTTCTTTTTATACCTAATGCCCGGTCTTTTTGGTGCGCCACTTAGTCCACTTTCAGGATATTTACCTCCACAAAGCACAAACGAATTTGACTTAGTTGCTCTTATCAGAGGAGAAGATAATGCAGATATAAACGGAAAAGCAAAGTATTCAGATATTTTACACTTGCCACACGGATTAGAAGGACATTTTGAATACTTTGAAGCCATAGAAGCTGCAAAAAAAGCAAATCAGCCACTTTTTATTGATTTCACAGGACACGGCTGTGTCAATTGTAGAGAGATGGAAGCGTCAGTTTGGAATCAGTCAGAGATTCTACCATTGCTCAAAAATGAGTTTACAATAGTTGCGCTTTATGTAGATGAACGCCAAGAACTAACAGAGGAAGAAAAGTATGTTTCGGCTAGAAATAATAAAGAAATAGAAACTGTTGGAAAGCGAAATGCAGACTTTCAGATTCGTCGTTTTGGTCAGAATGCACAGCCTAATTACTTTTTAATAAATCCTTATACGCATCAGCCTTTAATTGCTCCAGTTGGAAAAGTTAGTACAAAAGATTTCAAAGAGTTTTTGGAAAAAGGAATAAAAGAATTTCAAAAGCAGCGTTTGAATAGTGGTTTGTAA
- a CDS encoding tetrahydrofolate dehydrogenase/cyclohydrolase catalytic domain-containing protein encodes MQLIDGKNTAELLKKELAIEVAERKEKGFKTPHLAAILVGEDGASQTYVANKVKSCEQIGFASTLKNLPATITEEELLKVVEDFNQNDDIDGFIVQLPLPNHIDADKITLAISPKKDVDGFHPSNIGKMVLGLPCYLPATPFGIVKLLEQYNIETSGKHAVVIGRSNIVGSPMSILLARNEKVGNCTVTLTHSRTKNLKEIALQADIIIAAIGKPEFVTADMVKEGAIVIDVGTTRVPDASKKSGFALKGDVKFDEVAPKCSFITPVPGGVGPMTVTALLFNTLQAAKTK; translated from the coding sequence ATGCAATTAATAGACGGAAAAAACACAGCCGAACTTCTCAAAAAAGAATTAGCCATTGAAGTAGCCGAGCGCAAAGAAAAAGGCTTCAAAACGCCTCACCTTGCTGCTATTTTGGTAGGTGAAGATGGAGCTAGTCAGACTTATGTAGCTAATAAAGTAAAGTCGTGTGAACAAATTGGTTTTGCTTCTACATTAAAAAATCTTCCTGCTACCATTACAGAAGAGGAGTTATTAAAGGTTGTAGAAGACTTCAATCAAAATGACGACATTGATGGTTTTATTGTTCAACTTCCTTTACCAAATCATATTGATGCTGATAAAATTACCTTAGCTATTTCTCCTAAAAAAGATGTTGATGGTTTTCATCCTTCCAATATTGGTAAAATGGTTTTGGGTTTGCCATGTTATTTACCTGCAACACCTTTCGGAATTGTAAAACTTTTAGAACAATATAATATAGAAACTTCAGGAAAACATGCTGTTGTGATTGGTAGAAGTAATATTGTAGGTTCGCCAATGAGCATTCTGTTGGCTCGTAATGAAAAAGTAGGAAACTGTACTGTTACGCTGACACATAGCAGAACCAAAAATTTGAAGGAAATTGCACTACAAGCAGATATTATCATTGCAGCTATTGGAAAGCCAGAATTTGTAACGGCTGATATGGTCAAAGAAGGAGCAATCGTTATTGATGTGGGAACAACACGAGTTCCAGATGCAAGTAAAAAGTCTGGCTTTGCACTAAAAGGAGATGTAAAGTTTGATGAGGTAGCCCCTAAATGTTCGTTTATTACGCCTGTCCCTGGAGGAGTAGGACCAATGACAGTAACAGCACTTTTATTTAATACGCTTCAAGCAGCGAAAACAAAGTAA
- a CDS encoding DUF3098 domain-containing protein, whose protein sequence is MEYQKPDPNKKPVQKTEKVEIVQNPAFAFEKINYIMMIVGVLIITLGFTIMAMEDAQHGFGFLGLTLGPIVTFAGFMFEIFAILYKKKK, encoded by the coding sequence ATGGAATACCAAAAACCTGACCCTAACAAAAAGCCTGTTCAAAAGACAGAGAAGGTAGAAATCGTACAAAATCCTGCCTTTGCCTTCGAAAAAATCAATTATATAATGATGATTGTTGGTGTACTCATCATTACACTTGGTTTTACAATCATGGCAATGGAAGATGCTCAACATGGTTTTGGCTTCTTGGGGCTTACATTAGGACCTATTGTTACTTTTGCTGGTTTTATGTTTGAAATCTTTGCTATTCTTTATAAAAAGAAAAAGTAA
- a CDS encoding CapA family protein, with protein sequence MDTETSDNTETKPIKLLFGGDILLDRGVRIEIEKKGVVSLFDSLKPIFDEYKSENDFILANLECPLTDESSPIPKRFSFRVPSSFADSLKKVGLTHLFLANNHTNDHHRKGLSNTFNSLKKAGIIGIGYGETHSESCEPVFINKENNRIAIFSVVRVPLENWFRMEDKPSVCQSSTKELVQKVKELKEKEPQTIIIISLHWGTEYKFLPKAEQRKEAHLLTLAGADAIIGHHPHVTQSIEFVNEKPVFYSLGNFVFDQKGEFRDKCILAEFEIQSEKISRIVIYPLQIRNSVPQFFSDSEKDSLEKSIFENQLQNLSKSVHFEYTNKDSSYLRSLLIKKK encoded by the coding sequence TTGGATACAGAAACCTCTGATAATACAGAAACAAAACCTATAAAATTACTTTTTGGTGGAGATATTTTGCTAGACAGAGGAGTGCGAATAGAAATAGAAAAAAAGGGAGTTGTTTCGCTCTTCGATAGTTTAAAGCCTATTTTTGATGAGTATAAATCTGAAAATGATTTTATTTTGGCTAATTTAGAGTGTCCACTTACTGATGAAAGTTCGCCTATTCCGAAGCGATTTAGTTTTCGTGTACCAAGTTCTTTTGCAGATTCTCTCAAAAAAGTAGGTCTTACACACTTATTTTTAGCTAATAATCACACTAACGACCACCACCGAAAAGGACTTTCAAACACATTTAATTCTCTCAAAAAAGCTGGAATTATAGGAATTGGATATGGAGAAACACATTCAGAAAGTTGTGAGCCTGTTTTTATAAACAAAGAAAACAATAGAATCGCTATTTTTTCAGTAGTTAGAGTTCCCTTAGAAAATTGGTTTCGAATGGAAGATAAGCCTTCTGTTTGTCAATCATCAACAAAAGAATTAGTTCAAAAAGTAAAAGAGTTAAAAGAAAAAGAACCTCAAACCATTATTATTATTTCACTGCATTGGGGAACAGAATATAAGTTTCTACCTAAAGCAGAACAACGAAAAGAAGCACATTTACTTACTTTAGCAGGTGCAGATGCCATTATCGGGCATCATCCACACGTAACACAAAGCATAGAATTTGTAAATGAAAAACCAGTTTTTTATAGTTTAGGAAATTTTGTTTTTGACCAAAAAGGAGAATTTAGAGATAAATGTATTTTAGCAGAATTTGAAATTCAAAGTGAAAAAATAAGTCGTATTGTAATTTATCCCTTACAAATCAGAAATTCTGTTCCTCAATTTTTTTCAGATTCAGAAAAAGATTCGTTAGAAAAATCTATCTTTGAAAATCAATTACAAAATCTCTCCAAAAGTGTTCACTTTGAATACACAAACAAAGATTCTTCATATCTTCGCAGTCTTTTGATTAAAAAAAAATAG